In the genome of Poecilia reticulata strain Guanapo linkage group LG16, Guppy_female_1.0+MT, whole genome shotgun sequence, one region contains:
- the LOC103477517 gene encoding sodium channel subunit beta-1, with translation MSCWTFLVAFSLLVPWCHAGCAEVDSMTEAVAGEGFLLGCISCKKREEVSARATVDWHFKRPENHEFTHIFHYDHPNANVLHEDFSDRLQWQGTLNDDVQIGAVYVQNVTFNDSGTYRCTFRRTLFLPRQPENVVVEKEVELTVVAAANRELTAVISEIVMYVLIVVLQLWLILVMVYCYRKIWDEHEAREAKKALEAEGSLLESKDPCDGVQAE, from the exons ATGAGCTGCTGGACGTTTTTAGTCGCCTTCAGCCTTCTTG TGCCCTGGTGCCACGCAGGCTGTGCGGAGGTGGACTCCATGACCGAAGCCGTGGCCGGAGAAGGATTCCTGCTCGGCTGCATTTCCTGTAAGAAGAGAGAGGAAGTGTCGGCCCGAGCCACGGTGGACTGGCACTTCAAACGGCCCGAGAACCACGAGTTTACACAT ATCTTCCACTATGATCACCCCAACGCAAACGTCCTCCATGAAGACTTCAGCGACCGGCTGCAGTGGCAGGGGACGCTGAACGACGACGTCCAGATCGGCGCCGTTTACGTCCAGAACGTCACCTTCAACGACAGCGGGACGTACCGCTGCACCTTCCGCCGCACCCTCTTCCTGCCGCGGCAGCCCGAGAACGTGGTGGTGGAGAAGGAGGTGGAGCTCACCGTGGTGGCCGCAG CCAACCGGGAGCTGACGGCGGTGATCTCTGAGATCGTGATGTACGTCCTGATCGTGGTTCTGCAGCTGTGGCTCATCCTGGTCATGGTCTACTGCTACAGGAAGATCTGGGACGAACACGAAGCGCGAGAGGCGAAGAAAGCGCTGGAAGCGGAGGGATC ACTCCTGGAGTCCAAGGATCCCTGTGACGGCGTGCAGGcggagtga